From the Oscarella lobularis chromosome 13, ooOscLobu1.1, whole genome shotgun sequence genome, one window contains:
- the LOC136194677 gene encoding beta-glucuronidase-like, which translates to MKILCALAVTLFLSFSESDSAVPVCSRYPCYPSRAVHHLDGLWDFVFISGVSDPSKFDPSKAQYNDTMVVPGSFDALKSYEGVHGTGVYRRRLSVTPMTMGRLKFESCGFYCAIYVDQKKLGDHKNGYTAFWMDVPPSDSNTREIVVVADNQFSDLVPLHKESYDFYQYGGITRALHFHETPALSIENVDVIVRNASKGEVDVQIRLHSTTKLPDSISVDLQFDTDETPSSHTAEESKGSYTIIARTVQNHKLWSPKSPSMHTLHVVLHDSNDSIVVRFGLRDVQPCKDNKTGSMSICINGEPTKLLGFSKHDTHPTFGMSLPDNQLLFDVQLLRQMGGNYFRLVHYPHNPHLLDMCDELGILLWQETLGWGLSESTLTNPDIQKDLLYELDEMVNNTFNHPSVILWAYLNEGASDHTDSCTIYSKLSQRYKELRVNGLVSWASNRKQNDKCLDAADVLSFNSYPGWYDGGLDSIVPMILGEADFVARKGKPFIKSEIGAGAIPGWQDTVNTYWTVTYQGQVLELVTKTVVSNSTITGVSLWQFYDARTRDGIGRPRAFNNKGTFDEYRRPKIPAYTAVRDAFTSYQSPFDQNREFFTSPTRMLRQH; encoded by the exons ATGAAGATCCTTTGCGCTTTAGCCGTCACCCTCTTTCTAAGTTTTTCTGAGAGTGACTCAGCTGTGCCTGTGTGCAGCAGATACCCGTGCTATCCAAGCAGAGCCGTTCATCATCTTGACGGACTATGGGACTTTGTTTTCATCAGCGGCGTCAGTGACCCGTCAAAATTTGATCCATCAAAA GCTCAGTACAATGATACTATGGTTGTCCCCGGCTCGTTTGATGCCTTGAAGTCATATGAAG gtgTCCACGGAACTGGAGTTTAtagacgccgtctttctgTCACTCCCATGACCATGGGCAGACTGAAATTTGAATCGTGCGGCTTTTATTGCGCTATTTACGTTGACCAGAAAAAGCTGGGCGATCACAAGAACGGCTACAC cGCGTTCTGGATGGACGTACCCCCATCTGACAGCAACACGAGAGAGATTGTAGTTGTCGCTGATAATCAGTTCTCTGACCTTGTGCCTCTACACAAGGAAAGCTACGACTTTTACCAAT acGGGGGCATCACCAGAGCTCTTCACTTTCACGAGACTCCAGCGCTTTCAATTGAGAATGTAGACG TTATTGTACGAAATGCTAGCAAAGGAGAAGTAGACGTTCAAATCAGACTTCATTCCACGACAAAACTTCCTGATAGCATTTCAGTTGACTTAC aaTTCGATACGGACGAAACGCCGTCTTCTCATACAGCGGAAGAGAGTAAGGGTAGCTACACCATCATTGCCCGGACAGTGCAAAATCATAA GCTTTGGTCACCAAAGTCTCCGTCCATGCACACACTTCACGTCGTTTTGCACGATTCAAATGATTCCATAGTCGTGCGTTTTGGCTTGAG AGACGTGCAGCCTTGCAAGGATAACAAAACGGGCAGCATGTCTATTTGCATCAACGGGGAACCAACGAAATTACTCGGATTCAGCAAACACGACACCCATCCAACTTTTGGAATGTCTCTACCGGATAACCAGCTTTTATTTGACGTGCAACTCCTCAGACAGATGGGAGGAAATTATTTCAG GTTAGTACATTATCCTCATAATCCTCACTTGCTTGACATGTGTGACGAATTGGGCATTCTGCTTTGGCAAGAAACCCTTGGATGGGGCCTGAGCGAGTCTACGTTGACGAATCCCGATATTCAGAAGGATCTGCTTTAC gAACTCGATGAAATGGTCAACAATACTTTTAATCATCCTTCAGTCATTCTTTGGGCATATCTAAACGAAGGGGCATCAGATCATACGGACTCGTGCACAATCTACTCC AAACTATCACAGAGGTATAAAGAATTGCGCGTCAATGGTCTGGTGTCTTGGGCGAGCAATAGAAAACAAAACGATAAATGTCTGGATGCGGCTGACGTTCTCTCCTTCAATTCCTACCCCG GCTGGTATGACGGGGGACTCGATTCTATAGTTCCAATGATTTTGGGCGAGGCAGATTTCGTTGCACGCAAAGGAAAACCATTTATAAAA TCTGAAATTGGAGCTGGAGCCATTCCCGGTTGGCAAGATACTGTCAATACATATTGGACAGTGACTTATCAG GGTCAAGTACTAGAGCTAGTGACGAAGACAGTCGTTTCAAATTCTACTATAACAG GTGTTTCTCTGTGGCAATTTTACGATGCTAGAACTCGGGACGGTATAGGAAGGCCGAGAGCCTTTAATAATAAG GGTACTTTTGACGAGTATCGTCGTCCCAAGATACCCGCCTACACGGCCGTTCGAGATGCTTTTACTTCCTATCAGTCGCCTTTTGATCAAAA TCGGGAATTTTTCACGTCACCGACCCGTATGCTCCGACAGCATTGA
- the LOC136194679 gene encoding uncharacterized protein — protein sequence MASVALVVWILAIYVVQTVSATISPTPTPSQTVSATTLRLSPTLTLSPTTQQPTTTTQTPTTQKPTTQTPTTQKPTTQKPTTQKPTTQKPTTQKPTTQKPTTQKPTTQKPTTQKPTTQKPTTQKPTTQKPTTQKPTTQKPTTQKPTTQKPKPVTCGFGVDFDDWLMQLVPTNVLRTFCYTKGLCHHVEKTKENAVWCKGIANQMKRLLKELEPSAKNIVFTRLQSVQHIDCNAVNISKLETLSNSQDQSLTKVLLRLTSRKVGCQHYCTNATGRLCYLASVLLENFADTKLKGATPNTSPTNRITQKTTDYTPSHATTNAITNVATAAGPNPSLGNSSSGITKMSAYIILLVAAMFASGLAYLAYINWGTIKGTVFGKSTRRRPKKKGYSKVKLASVRDAMP from the exons ATGGCGTCCGTTGCCCTCGTAGTCTGGATTTTGGCTATCTACGTCGTTCAAACAGTTAGTGCGACGATTTCACCTACACCGACGCCTTCACAAACAGTTagtgcgacgacgcttcggcTTTCACCTACGCTGACGCTTTCACCTACGACCCAACAGCCTACGACTACGACGCAAACGCCTACGACCCAAAAGCCTACGACGCAAACGCCTACGACACAAAAGCCTACGACTCAAAAGCCTACGACTCAAAAGCCTACGACACAAAAGCCTACGACTCAAAAGCCTACGACGCAAAAGCCTACGACTCAAAAGCCTACGACGCAAAAGCCTACGACTCAAAAGCCTACGACTCAAAAGCCTACGACTCAAAAGCCTACGACTCAAAAGCCTACGACTCAAAAGCCTACGACTCAAAAGCCTACGACTCAAAAGCCTACGACGCAAAAGCCTAAACCAGTCACCTGCGGCTTTGGTGTAGATTTTGATGACTGGCTGATGCAATTGGTTCCCACGAATGTGTTGCGCACATTCTGCTACACTAAAGGCCTCTGCCACCACGttgaaaagacaaaagaaaacgctgtTTGGTGCAAAGGCATTGCGAATCAGATGAAGAGGCTGCTGAAGGAACTCGAACCGTCCGCAAAGAATATAGTGTTTACGAGATTACAAAGTGTACAACATATTGACTGCAATGCCGTCAACATTTCAAAACTAGAAACCTTGAGCAACTCTCAAGATCAATCATTGACTAAGGTTTTGTTAAGACTAACTTCTCGTAAGGTTGGCTGTCAACACTATTGTACAAATGCGACGGGCCGTCTTTGCTACTTAGCTTCGGTGTTACTAGAAAATTTCGCAGATACGAAACTCAAGGGTGCTACTCCTAATACCAGTCCTACCAACAGAATTACCCAGAAAACCACTGACTATACTCCCAGCCATGCTACTACTAATGCTATTACAAATgttgctactgctgctggCCCCAATCCGTCTCTTGGgaacagcagcagcggcatcACTAAGATGTCTGCCTACATCATTCTTCTCGTTGCAGCAATGTTTGCTTCTGGCCTAGCCTACCTTGCCTACATCAACTGGGGAACA ATAAAAGGCACTGTGTTTGGAAAGTCGACACGCCGTCgcccaaagaaaaagggctATTCCAAAGTAAAGCTGGCGTCTGTCAGAGATGCCATGCCGTAA
- the LOC136194682 gene encoding trans-Golgi network integral membrane protein 2-like: protein MFAKRFLLSFVFLLFVYTPIQSAPARGENKTTPHSPTTAAAASPAKATDHEVIITDTPTETQTKKAAKSDSPASKAKPNSPGPKEVASGQSRDTSIPGQSKLDAMEKKLKGDEAQVQREEATVEALKAQQEKANKNDKEKPVVGHEQKEKPVFNEDDDDEEEEEKPVEEEPVANSDVEEKPVVDDKEKPVHNDDATPEIIRKNDEVQKPVITSGANDAQDGSDTEEQSGSRSTHFLIFFLMLSVVCAGVYIAKQNRKKIGEWLSNGKQRRFKGGRGGAKSNYGF from the exons ATGTTCGCAAAACGGttccttctctctttcgtctttctGTTGTTCGTATACACGCCGATTCAGTCAGCGCCAGCGCGTGGGGAGAATAAAACAACGCCCCATAGTCCTACTACGGCCGCAGCTGCGTCTCCAGCGAAAGCAACGGATCATGAAGTCATCATCACTGACACTCCGACCGAAACACAGACCAAAAAAGCCGCGAAATCGGATTCCCCTGCGTCAAAAGCAAAGCCGAATTCACCTGGTCCAAAAGAAGTCGCCA GTGGCCAAAGCAGGGATACTAGTATCCCTGGCCAAAGCAAGCTAGACGCTATGGAGAAAAAGTTGAAGGGAGACGAAGCTCAAGTTCAAAGAGAGGAAGCGACCGTCGAAGCGCTCAAAGCCCAACAAGAAAAAGCTAATAAGAATGATAAGGAAAAACCTGTTGTTGGTCATGAGCAGAAGGAAAAGCCTGTCTTTAAtgaggatgatgatgatgaggaggaggaggaaaaaccTGTTGAGGAAGAACCTGTTGCTAATAGCGATGTGGAGGAAAAACCTGTCGTTGATGATAAGGAAAAACCTGTTCATAATGATGATGCCACGCCTGAAATTATTCGAAAGAATGACGAGGTCCAAAAACCCGTCATAACGTCTGGCGCTAATGATGCCCAAGACGGAAGTGACACAGAAGAACAGAGCGGCAGTCGCTCTACCCACTTCcttatttttttccttatgCTTTCCGTTGTGTGCGCAGGAGTGTACATTGCAAAGCAAAACAGAAAGAAG attggaGAATGGCTGTCAAATGGCAAGCAACGACGATTCAAAGGAGGACGAGGCGGAGCAAAATCAAATTACGGATTCTGA
- the LOC136194688 gene encoding acyl-CoA-binding protein-like, which produces MSTEEAFQKAAEDVKKLKSSPTNEEMLEIYGLYKQATVGDVNKGRPSFLSGFTEQYKWDAWDSKKGMSKEDAMKAYVAKVEELKEKYGMN; this is translated from the exons ATGAGTACAGAAGAG GCATTTCAAAAAGCTGCAGAGGACGTAAAGAAgttgaaatcgtcgccgaccaACGAAGAAATGCTTGAAATCTACGGCCTCTACAAACAGGCGACAGTTGGCGACGTGAACAAAG gtCGTCCCAGTTTTTTGTCTGGATTCACGGAGCAGTATAAATGGGATGCCTGGGACTCCAAAAAAG GAATGTCTAAGGAAGATGCTATGAAAGCTTATGTGGCTAAGGTCGAGGAACTGAAGGAGAAATACGGGATGAATTGA
- the LOC136194675 gene encoding cullin-2-like, which produces MSLRPRQVEFKSVWSDVHATCLQVVRLGNVEKKTWNDRFSDVYALCVAFPEPLTDLLYDTLKMFLEEHVTKLKEVIESSSSENLLFLYQQHWSQFSQGTVYLNHLFRYLNSQYNEKNSFNAWMDVTPYSFGSEFQERQLDIGPLALNSWKVHLILHMKDNLVGSLVKEIRNDRQGKQCNSSVVQGVIDSFVRVEEHLPKQAHVLKFYQEVFETPLLNETGDYYKFIASQLLAESSCSEYMKKVVKILDDEKLRVKKFFHHSSHAKVVRETEGKLVEDHLEFLQGECRTMVKDGKYEDLSRMYQLLKPIPEGLKVILTELESHIQETGLGMIRAVPSEKNPAEYVEALLALHDKYADVVSQTFHNDKVFVGAMDKGCAAVVNHTENPRVPSKSAELLARYCDSLLKKGTKNASDQEVEDSLAKVIVVFKYVEDKDIFQKFYSKMLAKRLIHGLSVSSEAEENMISRLKHMCGFEYTNKLHRMFTDMSLSDDLNASFGEFLKEKTPLGLSFTVQILQSGAWPLGQAAGSPFTIPEELLRSISSFESFYNTRFSGRKLTWLHHLCTGELKATYLKRPYAFTVTVYQMGVLLVFNHTDSSTSRELQDVTGLSDKEIKRTLQSLVDVKLLVVEELAGGEKSYGLNLQFANKRTKLKITAAVQRETPQEVAQTHSAIDEDRKLYLQAAIVRIMKLRKVLKHNLLIQEVISLARSRFSPSISSIKKSIESLIEKQYLERREDSKDEYNYLA; this is translated from the exons atgtCACTCCGTCCCCGTCAAGTCGAATTCAAAAGCGTCTGGTCGGACGTCCACGCGACCTGCCTACAGGTCGTTCGGCTAGGCAAcgtggagaaaaagacgtggaACGATCGATTTTC cGATGTCTACGCGCTCTGCGTCGCCTTTCCCGAGCCGCTAACCGATTTGCTCTACGACACGCTCAAGATGTTCCTCGAAGAGCACGTGACCAAATTGAAAGAG GTtatcgaatcgtcgtctagTGAAAatcttttgtttctctaTCAGCAACATTGGTCGCAATTTAGTCAGGGAACCGTCTATCTCAATCATCTTTTTCG ATACTTGAACAGTCAGTACAATGAAAAGAACAGCTTCAATGCCTGGATGGATGTGACTCCGTATTCATTTGGATCTGAGTTCCAAGAGCGTCAACTTGATATAGGACCG ctgGCATTGAATTCGTGGAAAGTTCATCTTATTCTACACATGAAGGATAACCTGGTTGGATCTCTAGTGAAAGAGATACGCAA TGACAGGCAGGGAAAACAGTGCAACAGCAGCGTTGTCCAAGGAGTAATCGACTCCTTTG tGAGGGTTGAAGAGCATCTTCCCAAGCAGGCTCACGTTCTCAAA ttttaCCAAGAAGTCTTTGAGACTCCTCTGCTAAACGAAACGGGAGACTACTACAAGTTCATCGCCTCTCAGCTATTGGCCGAGAGCAGTTGTTCAGAATACATGAAAAAA GTAGTTAAAATActagacgacgaaaaattgcgcgtaaagaaattttttcatcaTTCGTCTCACgcaaag gTGGTGAGAGAGACGGAAGGAAAACTCGTCGAAGATCACTTGGAATTTCTCCAAGGCGAATGTAGAACAATGGTAAAAGACGGAAAATATGAAG ATCTGTCGAGAATGTATCAACTTTTGAAGCCGATACCCGAAGGCCTCAAAGTCATTCTCACTGAACTGGAGTCTCATATTCAAGAAACAG GTCTAGGAATGATAAGAGCAGTGCCATCAGAGAAG AATCCTGCTGAATACGTTGAAGCTCTTCTCGCCTTGCACGACAAAtacgccgacgtcgtttcgcagaCGTTTCACAACGACAAAGTCTTTGTGGGAGCCATGGACAAA ggTTGCGCGGCTGTCGTCAATCACACGGAAAATCCGAGAGTTCCATCCAAATCAGCTGAATTG CTTGCTCGATATTGTGACAGTCTACTCAAAAAGGGCACAAAGAACGCTTCTGATCAAGAAGTCGAAGACTCGCTTGCAAAAGTT ATTGTCGTTTTTAAATACGTAGAAGACAAGGACATATTCCAAAAG TTTTATTCCAAAATGTTAGCTAAGCGACTTATACACGGACTCTCGGTGTCCAGCGAAGCGGAAGAGAACATGATATCGCGTCTCAAG CATATGTGCGGTTTTGAGTACACGAACAAATTGCATCGCATGTTCACCGATATGAGTCTGAGCGACGATCTCAACGCTTCGTTTGGGGAAtttttgaaggagaaaaccCCCTTGGGTCTCTCCTTTACCGTTCAAATACtccag tctGGTGCTTGGCCTCTCGGCCAGGCGGCTGGGTCCCCGTTTACCATACCGGAAGAATTACTAAGATCCATATCATCC TTTGAGTCGTTCTACAACACGAGATTTAGTGGGAGAAAACTGACTTGGTTGCATCACTTATGCACAG GCGAACTCAAAGCAACGTATTTGAAAAGACCCTACGCTTTCACTGTAACCGTGTACCAAATGGGCGTTCTGCTTGTCTTCAATCACACGGACTCAAGCACTTCACG AGAGTTGCAGGATGTGACTGGCTTGTCGGATAAGGAAATCAAGCGTACCCTTCAATCACTTGTAGATGTGAAACTTCTTGTAGTTGAAGAG CTTGCTGGTGGGGAAAAGTCTTATGGGTTGAATCTCCAGTTTGCTAACAAGAGAACGAAACTAAAAATCACTGCCGCCGTGCAGAGAGAAACGCCTCAG gaagtGGCTCAAACTCATTCGGCGATCGATGAAGACAGAAAACTCTACTTGCAA GCGGCTATAGTTAGAATCATGAAATTGAGGAAAGTTCTGAAGCATAACTTGCTAATACAAGAG GTAATTTCGTTAGCGCGATCGAGGTTTTCTCCCAGCATTAGCTCAATCAAG aaaTCAATTGAATCTCTCATCGAAAAACAATATCTTGAGCGGCGAGAGGACTCGAAAGACGAGTATAATTACTTAGCGTAG